Proteins co-encoded in one Bradyrhizobium sp. 170 genomic window:
- a CDS encoding GFA family protein, protein MTEAFSGRCLCGAVRFEARGRPKGIFWCHCDSCRRHSGAPVSVFVGFENDAVTLTEGTITTFKSSPGTMRGFCSRCGSTLTCATVHFPTETHYHVGAFDRATELQPSKHFFTDEKLPWLRLNHDEQGK, encoded by the coding sequence ATGACCGAGGCCTTTTCAGGACGCTGCCTCTGCGGGGCGGTGCGTTTCGAGGCGCGAGGCCGGCCGAAAGGGATCTTCTGGTGTCACTGCGATAGCTGCCGCCGCCATTCTGGTGCGCCGGTCAGCGTCTTCGTCGGGTTCGAAAACGACGCTGTCACGCTGACCGAGGGCACCATAACCACGTTCAAATCATCGCCGGGCACCATGCGGGGCTTCTGTTCCCGCTGCGGCTCCACGCTGACCTGCGCTACCGTGCATTTTCCGACGGAAACGCACTATCACGTCGGCGCCTTCGACCGGGCGACGGAGCTGCAACCGAGCAAGCACTTCTTCACCGATGAGAAACTGCCGTGGCTGCGGCTTAATCACGACGA
- a CDS encoding MFS transporter codes for MTEAVTGPRTASSVRLGLKENWPQFALLVLINAFVGGMVGIERTVVPLIGSEEFKISSTTLVVSFIVSFGVVKACANLVSGQLADAWGRKRVLILGWLVGLPVPFMIMWAPSWGWVIAANALLGINQGLAWSMTVIMKIDLVGPKSRGLAVGLNEFAGYLAVGVTAFLTGYLASKYGLRPAPIYLGVAYAILGTALSILLVQDTREHVRVETAAHTQQSVPISFREIFLLTSFRDRNLFAASQAGLVNNLNDGMSWGIFPLFFASFGLHVDRIGILKAVYPVTWGILQIATGPLSDRWGRKGLIVAGMWVQAVGLFLTAATSHFEWWLVGSLLLGLGTAMVYPSLIAAVSDASHPSWRARSLSVYRFWRDLGYAIGALSAGLIADLFGMGWAIGTIGALTFLSGAIVFIAMESRPGARQ; via the coding sequence ATGACCGAAGCTGTAACCGGTCCACGGACTGCCTCGTCTGTCCGACTGGGGCTCAAAGAGAACTGGCCGCAGTTCGCCTTGCTCGTCCTGATCAACGCCTTCGTCGGCGGGATGGTCGGAATCGAGCGGACGGTCGTGCCGCTGATCGGCTCCGAGGAGTTCAAAATCAGTTCGACGACGCTCGTCGTTTCCTTCATCGTCAGCTTCGGCGTCGTGAAGGCGTGCGCCAACCTGGTCTCCGGCCAGCTCGCCGACGCCTGGGGACGCAAACGTGTTCTGATCCTCGGCTGGCTCGTCGGCCTGCCCGTGCCGTTCATGATCATGTGGGCGCCGAGCTGGGGATGGGTCATCGCAGCGAACGCCCTTCTCGGCATCAACCAGGGTCTTGCCTGGTCGATGACGGTGATCATGAAAATCGATCTCGTCGGGCCGAAGTCGCGAGGACTTGCCGTGGGCCTAAACGAGTTCGCCGGCTATCTTGCGGTGGGTGTGACCGCCTTCCTCACCGGGTATCTTGCCTCGAAGTACGGTCTGCGGCCGGCGCCGATCTACCTAGGCGTTGCCTATGCGATTCTTGGCACGGCGCTCTCGATCCTGCTGGTGCAGGATACACGGGAGCACGTCCGAGTGGAAACGGCGGCCCATACGCAGCAATCGGTGCCGATCAGCTTCCGCGAGATATTCCTTCTCACCTCGTTCCGGGATCGCAACCTGTTTGCCGCATCGCAGGCCGGGCTCGTCAATAATCTTAATGATGGGATGAGCTGGGGAATCTTTCCCCTGTTCTTCGCTTCGTTCGGCCTCCATGTCGACCGGATCGGTATCTTGAAGGCCGTCTATCCGGTGACCTGGGGCATCCTGCAGATCGCCACGGGCCCTCTTTCCGATCGTTGGGGCCGCAAGGGACTGATAGTGGCTGGCATGTGGGTGCAGGCCGTAGGCTTGTTTCTGACTGCAGCAACAAGTCATTTCGAATGGTGGCTTGTCGGCAGCCTACTGCTCGGGCTTGGCACGGCCATGGTGTATCCCAGCCTGATCGCCGCCGTCTCCGACGCCTCGCATCCGAGCTGGCGCGCACGATCGCTCAGTGTCTACCGCTTCTGGCGCGATCTCGGTTACGCGATCGGTGCGCTGTCGGCCGGCCTGATCGCCGACCTCTTCGGCATGGGTTGGGCGATCGGAACGATTGGCGCGCTCACCTTCCTGTCGGGGGCGATCGTATTCATCGCCATGGAGTCCAGACCCGGAGCGCGACAATGA
- a CDS encoding MBL fold metallo-hydrolase has protein sequence MILRQFLHSDPVGISYLFGCGGKATGAVVDPVGDIQPYLQAADNAGMRIHFVIDTHVHADHLSAGRALAAAAGAEYVLSAEAGVSFPYKGVRDGDVLPLGNVSATVLHTPGHTPEHICILVTDRTRANEPWFVFTGHTLMVGDLGRTELAVSAEEGARQLFRSVRRLKELPDYVEVLPGAYAGSVCGRRLSGKPSSAIGFEKRHNHAFTIEDEAEFVRFMIAEIPPAPPEAAKIRAANSGTAAVAA, from the coding sequence ATGATTCTCCGCCAGTTCTTGCATAGCGATCCAGTCGGTATCTCCTACCTCTTCGGCTGCGGCGGCAAAGCCACCGGAGCGGTCGTTGATCCGGTCGGCGATATTCAGCCCTACCTGCAGGCCGCCGACAATGCCGGCATGCGGATCCACTTCGTCATCGACACCCATGTCCATGCCGATCACCTGTCAGCAGGCCGGGCGCTTGCAGCCGCAGCGGGGGCTGAGTACGTGCTCTCGGCCGAGGCTGGCGTATCGTTTCCCTACAAAGGCGTGCGCGACGGCGATGTACTTCCGCTAGGCAACGTCTCCGCCACCGTGCTGCACACGCCCGGTCACACGCCCGAGCACATCTGCATCCTTGTGACGGACCGAACGCGCGCCAACGAGCCCTGGTTCGTCTTCACTGGTCACACGCTCATGGTCGGCGATCTCGGCCGCACCGAACTTGCCGTGAGCGCGGAGGAAGGCGCCAGGCAGTTATTTCGGAGTGTGCGCAGGCTGAAGGAGCTTCCTGACTACGTCGAGGTGCTGCCGGGCGCCTATGCGGGCTCGGTCTGCGGTCGCCGCCTGAGCGGCAAGCCATCGTCCGCGATCGGCTTCGAGAAGCGGCACAATCATGCGTTCACGATCGAGGACGAGGCCGAGTTTGTCCGGTTCATGATCGCCGAGATTCCGCCGGCACCACCGGAAGCCGCGAAGATCAGGGCGGCAAACTCAGGCACGGCGGCGGTCGCGGCCTGA
- a CDS encoding metalloregulator ArsR/SmtB family transcription factor, with translation MSSSGPKQAIYENLAQVAQALGHAHRLELLEHLAQGIRTVEELSARARLTFANTSRHLQILRRARLVETERRGKHILYRLAGETEVVTLIKALGRVGERNVAEIGRVVADYFQARDALEPVSRDDLVARLRDDLVTLLDVRPEDEFALGHLPGAFNIPLAELERRLGELPKGREVIAYCRGPYCVLSFEAVSALRARGYRVRRLEDGYPEWKAAGLPVESVA, from the coding sequence GTGTCAAGCTCGGGACCGAAACAAGCGATCTATGAGAATCTTGCCCAAGTAGCGCAGGCGCTCGGCCATGCTCACCGGCTTGAACTCCTGGAACACCTTGCGCAGGGGATACGCACCGTCGAGGAGCTGTCGGCTCGGGCGCGTCTGACGTTCGCCAACACGTCGCGCCACCTTCAGATCCTCAGGCGTGCGCGCCTCGTGGAGACCGAGCGTCGCGGCAAGCACATTCTTTATCGACTGGCCGGCGAAACCGAAGTGGTCACGCTGATCAAAGCATTGGGTCGCGTCGGTGAACGGAATGTCGCCGAGATCGGTCGTGTGGTGGCCGACTACTTTCAGGCCCGTGATGCGCTTGAGCCCGTCTCGCGTGACGACCTGGTCGCGCGATTGCGGGACGATCTGGTTACGTTGCTTGATGTGCGGCCCGAGGATGAGTTCGCGCTTGGCCATCTACCGGGGGCGTTCAATATTCCTCTCGCCGAATTGGAACGACGCTTGGGTGAGTTGCCGAAAGGCCGTGAAGTGATTGCGTACTGTCGCGGTCCCTATTGCGTTCTTTCGTTCGAAGCCGTGTCGGCACTGAGGGCGCGCGGTTATCGCGTTCGCCGTCTTGAGGACGGTTACCCGGAATGGAAAGCCGCCGGCCTGCCGGTCGAATCCGTGGCTTGA
- a CDS encoding nucleoside phosphorylase: MDDKPHCAEPAWPIVGVKDHKAPSVFRPESLLREARRQRQLPLVAVPEICVLDPDGDVVRHLKRTGAGRIHEGWACYHTELLAFDLDGIGEVGIVGCAVGAPFAVLVAEQLFASGCRLLVSVTSAGQINPIGPTPYFVLIDRALRDEGTSYHYLPGSTFAEAPNMSLLDLVEREGRSLPEKLHRGSTWTTDAPYRETAAAIARARDLGMLAALYAFGTTSNNSIVCFAHVTNSMAQSEGDFEKGEADGAKATLAVVAATARGWRSSGS; the protein is encoded by the coding sequence ATGGATGATAAGCCTCATTGCGCGGAACCCGCGTGGCCGATCGTTGGCGTGAAGGATCACAAGGCGCCCTCGGTGTTCCGGCCTGAATCCCTGTTGAGGGAGGCGCGCCGGCAGAGGCAGTTGCCGCTCGTCGCTGTGCCCGAAATCTGCGTGCTCGATCCGGACGGTGACGTAGTCCGCCACCTCAAGCGGACTGGCGCCGGCCGCATCCATGAAGGTTGGGCCTGCTACCACACCGAGCTTCTTGCCTTCGATCTCGACGGCATCGGCGAGGTCGGGATCGTCGGCTGCGCGGTCGGGGCACCCTTCGCCGTCCTGGTCGCCGAGCAGCTCTTCGCATCGGGCTGCCGGCTGCTCGTCAGCGTTACTTCAGCGGGCCAGATCAATCCCATCGGACCGACGCCCTACTTCGTCCTGATCGACCGCGCGCTGCGCGACGAGGGGACAAGCTATCACTACCTCCCGGGCTCGACCTTCGCCGAAGCCCCCAACATGTCTCTCTTGGACCTCGTCGAGCGGGAGGGCCGATCGCTGCCCGAGAAGCTGCATCGCGGCTCGACTTGGACGACGGATGCTCCCTATCGCGAGACCGCAGCGGCGATCGCGCGGGCGCGCGATCTGGGGATGCTCGCGGCCCTCTACGCCTTCGGCACGACGAGCAACAACTCGATCGTGTGCTTCGCGCACGTGACGAACTCGATGGCGCAGAGCGAGGGCGACTTCGAGAAGGGCGAGGCGGACGGCGCCAAGGCCACGCTCGCGGTCGTTGCTGCTACAGCGCGGGGGTGGCGAAGTTCTGGATCATGA
- a CDS encoding metalloregulator ArsR/SmtB family transcription factor — MAKDSAQLAALGDSTRRRIFELVGARPRTVVELTRELTVSQSAVSQHLKVLRESRLVRAEPKGASNIYHIDPAGLGQMRAWLDRFWSSTLAAYKVAVEKSVEDQQ, encoded by the coding sequence ATGGCTAAAGACAGCGCGCAATTGGCTGCGCTGGGCGATTCCACTCGCAGACGAATTTTCGAGCTGGTGGGCGCGCGGCCTCGCACTGTCGTTGAACTCACTCGAGAGCTGACGGTCTCCCAGTCAGCCGTCTCCCAGCATCTGAAGGTGCTTCGCGAATCTCGTTTGGTTCGTGCCGAGCCAAAGGGCGCCAGCAACATTTATCACATCGATCCAGCGGGGCTCGGCCAGATGCGCGCCTGGCTTGACCGGTTCTGGAGCAGCACACTGGCAGCCTACAAAGTGGCCGTCGAAAAATCAGTGGAGGACCAGCAATGA
- a CDS encoding SRPBCC family protein: protein MTKRVSAAPIKQSVVVEAPIDRAFKVFTEDFGSFKPREHNLLSVPIAETVFEPRVGGHVYDRGVDGSECRWARVLAFEPPNRVLLSWDISPRWQIETDPDKTSEWEVRFIAESPSRTRLELEHRHFERHGEGWESVRDGVEGDQGWPLYLKRFAERIVGEA from the coding sequence ATGACTAAACGTGTATCGGCAGCGCCCATCAAACAATCTGTCGTGGTCGAGGCGCCTATCGATCGCGCGTTCAAGGTCTTCACTGAAGACTTCGGCAGCTTCAAGCCACGCGAGCACAATCTGCTCTCCGTCCCGATCGCAGAGACTGTGTTCGAACCGCGGGTCGGGGGTCACGTTTATGATCGAGGTGTCGATGGAAGCGAATGCCGCTGGGCGCGTGTGTTGGCTTTTGAGCCGCCGAATCGCGTCCTTCTAAGCTGGGACATCAGCCCGCGCTGGCAAATCGAAACTGATCCCGACAAGACGAGTGAATGGGAGGTGCGATTCATTGCCGAGTCGCCAAGCCGGACTCGGTTGGAGCTTGAGCACCGTCACTTTGAACGCCATGGCGAGGGTTGGGAAAGCGTCCGGGATGGAGTCGAGGGCGATCAGGGCTGGCCGCTTTATCTGAAACGGTTCGCCGAACGGATTGTCGGCGAGGCATGA
- a CDS encoding MAPEG family protein yields MAAYSLSIVGVLFLCLLSIGLAVFSGASKGRSGALSGPVLPADEDNLLYRIDRVHMNAVEALTPFVVPSVLAILMGVRPATLATLVWIYIAIRLTHVAVYLRGGNAAKGGSIRTVLYVSGALVTIILIAVTTVAVIH; encoded by the coding sequence ATGGCAGCCTACTCGCTTAGCATTGTCGGCGTGCTTTTCCTTTGCCTCCTGTCAATTGGACTGGCGGTCTTTTCAGGAGCGTCCAAAGGCAGGTCCGGGGCACTCTCCGGACCTGTCCTTCCAGCCGATGAAGACAATCTGCTGTACCGGATCGATCGCGTTCACATGAACGCGGTGGAGGCGCTGACTCCTTTTGTCGTCCCGTCTGTTCTGGCTATATTGATGGGGGTAAGACCCGCTACGCTTGCAACGCTCGTATGGATCTATATCGCAATTCGTCTGACCCACGTTGCGGTCTATTTGCGCGGAGGCAACGCCGCCAAAGGCGGCAGCATCAGAACCGTTCTCTATGTTTCAGGTGCGCTCGTAACTATCATTCTCATTGCCGTAACCACCGTGGCAGTCATCCACTAG
- a CDS encoding tyrosine-type recombinase/integrase, which translates to MSGLYHRLAIGRRATNKRQPTVPLPDRLLVHMRRWYDKKIIANHFVEWQGTGVKSVKNGFARAVEVAKLDLSDGNVTPHTLRHTAATWLMQLGTDPWEAAGYLGMSVKVLIDTYGHHHPDYMKEASGAITRKRETTKRVVGTTQAAKPAVRTRSIRAI; encoded by the coding sequence TTGAGCGGCCTCTATCACCGTCTGGCGATCGGCCGGCGCGCTACGAACAAGCGTCAGCCCACCGTGCCGCTGCCGGATCGACTGCTGGTCCATATGCGTCGCTGGTACGACAAGAAGATCATCGCCAACCACTTCGTCGAGTGGCAGGGCACGGGCGTGAAGTCGGTGAAGAACGGCTTCGCGCGGGCGGTGGAGGTGGCGAAGCTCGACCTCTCTGACGGAAACGTCACTCCCCACACGCTACGCCATACGGCAGCGACCTGGCTCATGCAGCTGGGCACTGACCCATGGGAAGCGGCTGGTTATCTCGGCATGTCGGTGAAGGTTCTGATCGACACCTACGGTCATCACCATCCCGATTACATGAAGGAGGCGTCCGGGGCGATCACTCGCAAGAGGGAGACGACCAAGCGCGTCGTCGGCACCACCCAGGCGGCCAAGCCAGCCGTCCGCACTCGCAGCATTCGAGCAATCTAG
- a CDS encoding site-specific integrase translates to MPRRSKGARLHLRPARYRAGKLTHQATWVIRDGTGYFATGCAEREVAGAEQVLKDYIAKKYAPTRKEKDLEKIPVADVLSIFIDDRPDLYVENSDAQKYLNRIGRLKEFWGKLMLSEVTRTKCREYQQHRGNKGGARRDLEDLRAAIANHAAEGLHRGIVKVTLPKKGPARDRWLTRDEAAHLIWTCWRAREIQTMHRGPNKGQQIETSKRPLRHLARFILIGIYSGTRAGAIASASPTAAIGRSFVDLERGVYYRRAQGKRETNKRQPPMPIPPRLLAHLRRWKERKIIARHFVEFNGEGVSSVKTAFKHAVALAKLGPGVSPHTLRHTAATWLMQNGTDPWQAAGYLGMSVETLLRVYGHHHPDHLKDAVAKMTAKPTASASPQKRTEKKKTNVVKIQ, encoded by the coding sequence ATGCCGCGTAGAAGTAAGGGTGCCCGACTCCACCTCAGACCAGCCCGCTACAGGGCCGGAAAACTCACCCATCAAGCCACTTGGGTCATCCGGGACGGCACGGGATATTTCGCCACTGGATGCGCTGAACGCGAAGTTGCAGGAGCTGAGCAAGTCCTCAAGGACTATATTGCAAAAAAATACGCGCCGACGCGCAAGGAAAAAGACCTAGAGAAAATTCCCGTCGCCGATGTGCTTTCGATTTTCATTGACGACCGCCCCGACCTTTACGTCGAGAACTCCGACGCTCAGAAGTATCTCAATCGGATCGGGCGCCTCAAAGAGTTTTGGGGAAAGCTCATGTTGTCGGAGGTGACCCGGACCAAGTGCCGTGAGTACCAACAACACCGCGGCAATAAGGGCGGTGCACGCCGAGATCTTGAGGACCTCAGGGCTGCCATCGCCAACCATGCGGCGGAAGGGCTGCACCGTGGCATCGTGAAGGTCACGCTTCCCAAGAAGGGCCCTGCCCGCGATCGATGGCTGACTCGCGATGAAGCCGCCCACCTAATCTGGACGTGTTGGCGCGCCCGCGAGATACAGACTATGCATCGCGGCCCCAATAAAGGGCAGCAGATCGAAACGAGCAAGCGGCCCCTCCGCCATCTCGCCCGGTTCATCCTTATCGGGATCTATAGCGGGACGCGCGCGGGCGCCATTGCGTCAGCATCGCCGACCGCGGCCATCGGGCGGTCCTTTGTTGACCTTGAACGTGGCGTCTACTACCGACGCGCCCAGGGAAAGCGGGAGACTAACAAACGGCAGCCGCCGATGCCGATCCCACCGCGCCTCCTGGCACACCTGCGACGTTGGAAGGAGCGCAAGATTATTGCGCGGCACTTTGTCGAGTTCAACGGCGAAGGTGTATCTTCCGTGAAGACCGCGTTCAAACATGCGGTGGCGCTGGCCAAGCTCGGGCCTGGCGTTTCGCCGCATACACTACGGCACACCGCCGCAACGTGGCTGATGCAGAACGGTACCGACCCATGGCAAGCCGCCGGCTACCTCGGCATGAGCGTCGAAACGTTATTGCGTGTGTACGGGCATCACCACCCAGACCACCTGAAGGATGCCGTTGCCAAGATGACGGCCAAGCCTACCGCCTCAGCTTCGCCTCAGAAACGAACTGAAAAGAAGAAAACGAACGTCGTCAAAATTCAATGA
- the bluB gene encoding 5,6-dimethylbenzimidazole synthase, producing MVAFDDQFRRQLRELFIWRRDVRRFRTDLLPEGALERLIDIACLSPSVGLSQPWRFVIVEDGARRRAVIDDFKTCNADALASYSGERAARYAALKLSGLEEAPGHLAVFADKASDIGHGLGRATMPETIEYSVVAAICAMWLAARAEGIGLGWVSILTPARIYESLDVPQSWKFIGYFCVGYPQAEFDRPALERANWEYRRASKEFTIRR from the coding sequence ATGGTCGCTTTCGACGATCAATTCCGCCGCCAGTTGCGCGAGCTCTTCATCTGGCGGCGCGACGTGCGGCGCTTCAGGACCGATCTGCTGCCCGAAGGCGCGCTGGAGCGGTTGATAGACATCGCTTGCCTGTCCCCGTCGGTCGGGCTGAGCCAGCCCTGGCGGTTCGTCATCGTCGAGGACGGGGCAAGACGCCGAGCCGTGATCGACGACTTCAAGACCTGCAATGCCGATGCCCTGGCGTCCTATTCGGGCGAACGCGCAGCGCGATATGCAGCGCTCAAGCTCTCGGGTCTCGAGGAGGCACCGGGTCACCTGGCCGTCTTCGCGGACAAGGCCAGCGATATCGGCCACGGCCTTGGACGCGCCACGATGCCGGAAACGATCGAATATTCCGTCGTTGCGGCGATCTGCGCGATGTGGCTTGCCGCGCGCGCGGAAGGCATTGGGCTCGGCTGGGTGTCGATACTGACGCCAGCCCGCATCTACGAGAGCCTCGACGTTCCCCAATCCTGGAAATTCATCGGTTACTTCTGCGTTGGGTATCCCCAGGCAGAGTTCGATCGCCCCGCACTTGAGAGAGCTAACTGGGAATATCGGCGGGCGTCGAAGGAATTTACGATTCGACGCTAG
- the cobS gene encoding adenosylcobinamide-GDP ribazoletransferase, which translates to MMPGVEQLRTIITDLRIGVSFATILPFGPSTAVDDGEVTRATWSLPVTGLLVGLVGSAVYGVAYAVGLTSGPAAMLALASTVIVTGALHEDGLADAVDGLGGGRTRERKLEIMRDSRIGTYGACALFISLILRWSALAAIAAPRSVMIALLLAHAAARAGVPTFMAFVPPARPDGLSARAGQPTPQGAAIALGLGALILALGFGTGKAILAVALLALIGLMTARLAIKQIGGQTGDILGAFEQLGETAILLIATSLFHSSLPL; encoded by the coding sequence GTGATGCCTGGGGTCGAGCAGCTCCGAACCATCATCACCGACTTGAGGATCGGTGTTTCGTTCGCCACGATTCTTCCTTTCGGCCCGTCCACGGCCGTGGACGATGGCGAAGTCACGCGCGCAACCTGGTCGCTTCCGGTCACGGGCTTGCTGGTGGGGCTCGTTGGATCTGCTGTCTACGGCGTCGCCTACGCGGTTGGCCTGACATCGGGGCCGGCCGCGATGCTGGCGCTTGCAAGTACGGTCATCGTAACCGGCGCGCTGCACGAGGACGGACTTGCCGACGCTGTGGACGGATTGGGCGGCGGCCGGACGCGCGAGCGCAAGCTCGAGATCATGCGCGACAGCCGGATCGGCACGTATGGGGCCTGCGCGCTCTTCATCTCGCTGATCCTGCGCTGGAGCGCGCTGGCGGCGATCGCCGCGCCGCGATCGGTCATGATCGCACTCCTGCTTGCACATGCCGCTGCGCGCGCGGGCGTGCCTACCTTCATGGCGTTTGTGCCGCCGGCACGGCCGGACGGACTTTCGGCTCGCGCCGGACAGCCGACGCCTCAAGGCGCCGCCATTGCGCTTGGCTTGGGCGCCCTGATCCTCGCCCTCGGCTTCGGGACGGGCAAGGCGATCCTGGCCGTGGCCCTGCTCGCCTTGATCGGGCTGATGACGGCTCGCCTGGCGATCAAGCAGATCGGCGGGCAGACCGGCGATATATTGGGCGCATTCGAACAGCTTGGCGAAACCGCCATCCTGCTGATAGCGACCTCCCTCTTTCACTCCAGCCTGCCACTCTGA
- the cobU gene encoding bifunctional adenosylcobinamide kinase/adenosylcobinamide-phosphate guanylyltransferase: MAIVLITGGARSGKSRRAEARAQAYPGRPIYIATAEALDTEMEERIARHRARRGNDWIEREAPLDLVQALTETDHSGARLVDCLTLWLSNLLHAERNWSDEAALLTAALGRQRSPVILVTNEVGLGIVPDNALARAFRDAAGLLNQNVAAVADEVEFVVAGLPMKVK, encoded by the coding sequence ATGGCGATCGTGTTGATCACGGGAGGCGCCCGTTCCGGCAAAAGCCGGCGCGCCGAGGCGCGTGCGCAAGCCTATCCTGGCCGCCCCATCTACATTGCGACCGCCGAAGCGCTCGATACGGAGATGGAAGAGCGGATCGCCCGCCACCGCGCGCGCCGAGGCAATGACTGGATCGAGCGAGAGGCCCCGCTCGATCTGGTGCAGGCACTGACTGAAACGGACCATAGCGGTGCCCGGCTCGTCGATTGCCTGACGCTGTGGCTGTCCAACCTCCTCCATGCCGAGCGCAACTGGTCGGACGAAGCCGCCCTGCTCACCGCTGCGCTCGGCCGACAACGCAGCCCCGTGATCCTTGTGACCAACGAGGTCGGCCTCGGGATTGTGCCGGATAACGCGCTTGCGCGTGCCTTTCGCGATGCCGCTGGCCTGTTGAACCAAAATGTGGCCGCGGTAGCCGACGAGGTCGAGTTCGTGGTGGCGGGATTGCCGATGAAGGTCAAGTGA
- the cbiB gene encoding adenosylcobinamide-phosphate synthase CbiB, whose translation MDFAGAIAVAMTVDAVLGWPGALFARIGHPVTWIGKLISLLDRSWNRSVDAPSIRRIAGVAAALLVIGLCAGGAWIVQVMLGPGWSGVVLIGILAWPMIALRSLYDHVTAVARPLQSGDIDAARLAVAQIVGRDPATLDDAGIARAAIESLAENTSDGIVAPVFWGALFGLPGIVGYKAVNTLDSMIGHRSERHLYFGWAAARIDDIANFIPARLTGFLFALVSLRVTDALSCMVRDANRHRSVNAGWPEAAMAGALGVRLSGPRSYHGGATNEPWLNDGARDPLAADVRQGLMLYIRAMLLLGGLLVALALA comes from the coding sequence GTGGACTTTGCCGGGGCAATAGCGGTAGCGATGACGGTGGACGCCGTGTTGGGGTGGCCCGGCGCACTGTTCGCGCGCATCGGCCATCCCGTGACCTGGATCGGTAAATTGATCAGCCTGCTTGATCGCAGCTGGAACCGGTCCGTCGACGCCCCGTCGATCCGCCGCATTGCAGGCGTCGCCGCTGCACTGTTGGTGATCGGGCTTTGCGCCGGAGGTGCCTGGATCGTGCAGGTTATGTTGGGGCCGGGCTGGAGCGGCGTTGTACTCATCGGCATTCTCGCATGGCCGATGATCGCGCTGCGCTCGCTTTATGACCATGTCACCGCGGTGGCGCGGCCGCTGCAATCGGGCGACATCGATGCTGCACGACTGGCGGTCGCGCAGATCGTGGGGCGCGATCCCGCAACGCTTGATGACGCGGGGATCGCGCGGGCAGCCATCGAGAGTCTTGCCGAAAATACATCTGACGGCATCGTGGCGCCGGTGTTCTGGGGCGCACTGTTCGGCCTGCCCGGCATCGTCGGCTACAAGGCCGTCAACACGCTCGACTCCATGATCGGCCATCGTTCCGAGCGTCATCTGTATTTTGGCTGGGCGGCCGCGCGAATCGACGATATCGCCAACTTCATTCCGGCGCGTCTCACCGGCTTCCTATTCGCGCTGGTCTCCTTGCGCGTCACGGATGCGCTGTCATGCATGGTACGGGACGCGAACCGCCATCGTTCGGTCAATGCCGGCTGGCCGGAAGCCGCGATGGCGGGCGCGCTCGGCGTCCGTCTGAGCGGGCCGCGCAGCTATCATGGCGGCGCGACCAATGAGCCCTGGCTGAACGACGGCGCGCGCGATCCGCTCGCTGCCGACGTCCGGCAAGGCTTGATGCTCTACATCCGCGCGATGCTGCTCCTCGGCGGGTTGCTCGTCGCACTGGCGTTGGCATGA